CCGCCTTCGAACCGCCGGATTTTCAGCAAATGCTCGAAGACCTTTCCAATCGCCAAAAAGATCTCTGCCGCAACGCTTTCTCGCGAGACCCCATCCAAAAAGCCCTGTTTATCTCTGCGGGGCAATTCATGGTCGAACGAACCATTCAGGGACGCACAAGTCCGACCATCCTGGCCGGCTACCCCTGGTTTCTCGACTGGGGACGCGATGCCTTTATTGCCCTGCCGGGCCTTTGTCTGAGCACCGGCCGGGCCGACACAGCCGCCGGCGTCCTGCAGACCTTCGCTGAGGCCGTCAGTGAAGGGATGATTCCCAACCGGTTTGATGACTACGGCGGACCGGCCCATTACAACAGCATCGACGCCTCGCTTTGGTTTGTCGAAGCCGCCTACCAATGGCTCCAACAAACACAGAACGATTCCTTTTTCGAAAAAAATCTTCTGCCCGCCGTTCTGCAAATCCTCAACGGATACCAGGCAGGGACGCGTTTCGGCATCCACGCCGATGTGGACGGCCTCATTACGGGCGGCGACCCGCAGACTCAATTAACCTGGATGGATGCCAAATGCGGCGATGTGGTCTTTACCCCTCGATACGGCAAGGCCGTGGAAATCAACGCCCTCTGGTACGACATCCTGTGCCGCACGGCCGAGTACTTCAAAGACCGAAACCGCTCCAAATCCGAATTTTTCACGGCTCGTGCTGAACTGGTCAAACAGAATTTCAGTCGGCTTTTCTGGAATGAACACACCGGCTGCCTGAATGACTGCATCCTGCCCGACGGCACACCCGACCCGTCCATCCGCCCCAACCAGATTTTCGCCGTCTCCCTTCTTCACAGCCCCCTGTCGGCTAACCGCCAGAAACGCGTGGTCCAAATCGTCCAGCAGGAATTGCTGACCCCCTACGGCCTTCGGACCCTCAGCCCGCGCGACCCCCGCTACATCGGACGATACGAAGGAGATATGTTCCGCCGCGATGCCGCCTATCATCAGGGAACCGTCTGGCCGTGGCTGATGGGGGCCTTTCTGGAGGCCTTTCTGAAAGTCCACAACCGCAGTCCGCAGGCCCGCAAGCAAACCGCTGCCATGCTTTCTCCGTTGATTCATCATTTTGCCAACCACGCCTGTCTGGGCAGCATTTCGGAAATCTTCGATGGGGACGCACCGCACTATCCCCGCGGATGTCCCGCCCAGGCCTGGAGTGTGGCGGAAGTCCTGCGCGTCTGGCTGCTCCTTCAGCAGGCCGTTTCCTCCTGAGTGCCCTCCGGCGAACCGGACTTCTTCGTCTTCTTTCCAGCTCGTCTGGTCGGCAGATAATCCATCAGCAAAAACACTTTGCGGAATACCGAAGACGGCAGCTTCTGCTTCAGCATTTGCCGGGCTTCTGATAAGCTCGTCCGCTGCGTCAGATGCGTCAGCAGCACAAACTCATTGTTCATCTTTTCCAGCAGCGGTCCTAATTCCTCAATATGCATGTGCCGACCCGCCTCCGCCCGGCCGGCGTGCTCCTCTTCATAAAAGGTGCACTCGGCAATTAACAGCCGACTGTTGGAAATATAATCCAGCTGCGAAAAGTCCACATACTGTGTATCCCCCAGATAACTGACCAACGGAATCTCCAGCGGCCGGTCAATCTCGATTCCCTGCCGTTTTAATTCTACTAATTGCGGACCCGTTAACCCCTGATATTCCTCTCGGAGTTTTTTGCGGCGTTCAAGAACAGAAAACCCAACCGCCCCAACCGTATGCTTTGTGGGGAAAACCCTCACAAATAGATTCGGTTTGACCGGATATTCCTCCCCCGGACCAACTGGAACAAGATTGCTTTTAATCCGGCTTCCGTCGAGCTTGCTCCAGGCATTCAATATCTGTCGAATCGGACCGAGCGTATTCGGCGGAGCCAAAACTGTCCCCGGCGAAAGACCGCAAAACTGACGATGCGAAAGATAATAGGCAATACCCACCGCATGGTCCATATGACCGTGCGTCAGGAGCACATGATTGATGGGAATCACCTGGTCAGGGGCCTTGCCGATGTCAAAACAGACATCCAGTTGCGGCATCGCAACGATCGTTTCCTCGCCGGCAACCGAATACCCCAAAACATCCAGATTGCCTATTTGTATGTGGGCCAGATTGTGACTGGGCATATCCTGTTCCTAAAAAAGCGAATCGTAGAAAAAACAACCTTCTCTGTCAACTTTTTCCTCCCTTGAACTGCCTTTCCGCTTCCGGTATCCTGAAAGAATGCCTGACAAACGCACCCATCGCGGTCCTCATCCGGAAGACAGGCGGCTGTTTGCCCCTGACCAAATCCCCCTCCTCCAAAAGGCCGTCAGCCATTATTCCTGGCTCTTGTCTCGCGGTTATGCCCCGACAAGCGCCTTAAAACTGGTGGGGGACCACTTTTCCCTCGACAGCCGGCAGCGGCTGGCCGTCATGCGTTCCGCCTGCACCGATACCCAGCGAATCCTGCGAAAGCAGAAAGAAATCCCCCCTTCAAACCTCGCCGACCGCACACTTCTGCTGGACGGATACAACATCCTCATCACCCTCGAGGCCGCCCTGGGCGGCGCTGTGCTCTTAATCGGACAGGATGGATGCATCCGAGACCTCTCCGGTCTTCACGGAACCTGGAGAAAAGTTTCCGAAACCCTTCCGGCGGTCGAACTGGCTGCCGAGACTCTCAAAAAGCTGAACCCAAAAGAAGTCCTCTGGCTCCTGGACCGTCCCGTGTCCAACTCCGGGCGTCTGAAAGCCCTCCTGGAAGACTTCTTCAAAACCCAAAACCTCCCCTGGCAGGTCGAAATTCATCAAAATCCGGACCAGCTCCTCCGACAAACCCCTGCACCGGTCGCCACAAGCGACAGTGCCGTTCTGGACGAATGCCCCGGCTGGTTCAACCTGACTCGGGAAGTACTGAACTATTTCCCCTCCTCTTCCTTATTTCTCATCGACCTAAGCGCGACGAATGAAGAGAAATAAATCCTTGCCGTTGCTTACCGATAGAATTTGGATATAATGTGCTTTTCCAATCAAATCATTCATTGCTGATAAATAATGTAGGTTTTAGCAAGTATTGAGAATTCTTATGGAAAACGGCCGATACGACTTTCTTGCAATCGAAAAAAAATGGCAGGATTATTGGCTTCGCAATAAAACCTTCAAGGCCCCGGACGGCCGACCTCTTCAAAAAGGCCAGCAGCCCCCTAAGCCCGACCCGAAAGCTCCGCTTTCCGAACGCCCCAAATACTACGTCCTCGATATGTTTCCCTATCCGTCCGCACAGGGCCTTCACGTCGGCCATCCGGAAGGATACACCGCCAGCGATATTGTCGCACGATACAAGCGAATGAAGGGCTACAATGTCCTCCATCCAATCGGCTGGGACGCCTTTGGTCTGCCCGCCGAACAATACGCCGTCCAGACCGGCACCCATCCGGCTATTACCACCCAGCGGAATATCGAAAATATGCGCCGTCAGATTCAGGCTCTTGGCTTCAGCTACGACTGGGACCGCCAGGTCGATACTACTGATATCCGCTATTACAAATGGACCCAATGGATTTTCCTGAAGTTTTACAACAGCTGGTTTGACGAAAACCTCCAGAAGGCCCGGCCGATTGAAGAGCTGCCGATTCCGGAAGAAATCGCCGCGCAGGGCGAAAAGGCCGTCCGGAAATACATCGATGACCACCGGCTTGCCTACGAGGCCGAAGCCCCGGTCAACTGGTGCCCGGCCCTCGGAACGGTGCTGGCCAATGAGGAAGTCGTCGGCGGCGTCAGCGAACGCGGCGGCTATCCGGTCATCCGAAAGCCGATGCGTCAATGGATGCTTCGCATCACCCGTTATGCCGAACGCCTCCTCGAAGGCCTCAATCAGCTCGACTGGCCCGAATCCATCAAAAAACTTCAGCAGGACTGGATTGGACGCAGCATTGGTGCAGAAGTCAGTTTCGCCGTCGTCGGACACAACACCACAATCCGCATCTTCACCACCTGCCCCGACACACTCTTTGGGGCCACGTATATGGTTCTGGCTCCGGAACATCCGCTTGTGGATTCCATCACAACTCCGCAATACAAACAAGCCGTTGCGGAATATAAAGAACAGGCCGCCCGAAAAAGCGACCTTGACCGCACGGAATTATCCAAGGAAAAAACCGGTCAATTTACGGGGGCTTTCGCCGTCAATCCCGTCAACGGCAAACAGATTCCCATCTGGATCAGCGATTATGTCCTCATCAGTTACGGCACCGGTGCCATTATGGCTGTTCCGGCCCATGATGAACGCGACTTCGAATTCGCCCAAAAATTCGGCCTGCCCATCATTCCCGTCGTCAAACCCGACGACCCGGCACTGGCCCAGCAGGTCCAGGCCGGACAAGTCTGTTTTACCGGCGACGGAACGGCCTTCAATTCCGGGCCGTTTGACGGCCTGCCTACACCGGTTTTCAAAGAAAAAATCACGGCCTGGCTCGAAGAAAAAGGGCTCGGCAAAAAGGCCGTCAATTACAAACTGCGAGACTGGCTGTTCAGCCGGCAGCGCTACTGGGGCGAGCCCTTCCCCATCCTTCACACCGAGGACGGACGCACCATCGCCTTGTCCGAATCCGACCTGCCGCTGGGCTTGCCCGAACTGGATGACTTCAAACCCACCGGCACCGGAGAGCCGCCCCTGGCCAAGGCCGTGGACTGGGTCAATGTCACCCTGCCGGATGGAACAAAAGCCAAACGCGAAACCAACACCATGCCCCAATGGGCCGGCAGCTGCTGGTATTACCTGCGCTACCTCGACCCCGCCAATGACAAAGCACCCTTCGACCCCGCCGTCGAAAAATACTGGATGCCGGTCGACTTGTATATTGGAGGGGCTGAGCATGCCGTTCTCCACCTGCTCTATTCCCGATTCTGGCATAAACTGCTTTATGACCTCGGATACGTCTCCACTCCGGAACCCTTCCAGAAACTGATTAATCAGGGGATGATTCTGGGGGAAGACAACCAGAAAATGAGCAAATCCCGCGGCAACGTCATCAATCCCGATTCCGTTATTGCTCAGTACGGAGCCGACTCGATGCGGCTCTACGAGATGTTCATGGGGCCGCTGGAGGCCGTTAAGCCCTGGAGCATGCAGGGAGTTGAGGGCGTCCACCGCTTCCTGAACAAAGTCTGGCGGCTCGTGGTGGACCCCGAAACCGGCCATCTGAATCCGGCTGTTCAGGACGCCCAGCCCGATGAACAAACCCTGCGGCTGCTCCACCAAACCATCAAAAAAGTGACCTCAGACATCGAGAACTTCGCCTTCAACACCGCCATCAGCCAAATGATGATTTTCGTCAATCATCTCGGACGCCAAACCGTCCGTCCCAGACAAATTCTGGAACCGTTTATCCTGATTTTATCGCCGTTTGCCCCTCATATCGCCGAAGAACTCTGGCAGCGGCTGGGCCATTCCCATACGCTGGCTTATGAACCCTGGCCGCAATTTGACCCCCAGCTGGCGCAGGAAAAACAGGTCGAGCTGGCCTTACAAGTATGCGGCAAAATCAAAGACCGCTTCTGCGTTTCCGCCGATGCAGATGAACAGGAAATTGAACGGCTGGCCCTGGCGCATCCGAAAATTCAGGCCGTCCTGAATGGACAAAAACCCAAAAAAGTGATCATTGTAAAATCCCGGCTGGTAAACATAATCCCGTAAATGGATGGGGAACCATAGACTGTGAAAATTGAAATCGAAGCCAAAATCGCTGTCCCTTCGCTGACTCCGCTCGAAGCGCAACTGAGAAAAATGAATGCTGTTTTTCTCAAAGAGGTCCGCGAAACGGATTTGTATCTGAAAGGAACGCACGGCCACCCGCTGAAACGGGGCTGCGGCCTGCGGCTGCGCAGACAGGACGGGCCGGAAGGGGAAAAATTTTTCCTGACCTTCAAAAGCCCCAAAGAAAAACGGCGTTTTAAAACGCGCCCCGAAGCCGAAGTCCAAATCAGCGATTTTGAGGCCGCCAAAAAAATCTTCTTCGGACTGGGATTTACCTCCGGGATCATTGTGAAAAAAACCAGAAAAATCTGGACCTGGAAACACTGTCATATCTGCCTGGATCGTGTCCCTCCGATGGGGTGTTTTGTCGAAGTGGAGGCCCCCACGGAAGTCGAAGTCGAAGAGGCCCTGGCTCACCTCGGCCTTCAGCGAGAACACCACCTCTCGGAAGGATACGCCAAACTCCTGGCCAGAGCTCTTCTGAAAAAACAAATCTGACCCGTTCTCCCGAAAGAAGCCATGCCGAAACTGAACGGATACATCTTTCTAATTATCAACCCCAAATCCGGTGCCAGCAGCCGAAAACACCTGGTCAAATGCCTCCAGAATTATTTCCAGCAGGCCGGCTGCCGGATGAAAACGTTCCTGACGCAGTCGCTCACTCATGCCTGTGAACTGGCCCGTCAGGCCGCTGTGGATTACGATTGTTCTCTGGTAGCCGCTGCAGGAGGAGACGGCACAATCCGAGAAGTTATCCACGGTCTGGAAGGAAGCGACAAACCCCTTCTGATTATCCCGTCCGGAACCGAAAATCTTTTGGCCAACGAACTGGGCTTCGACCTGCAGCCCCAAACACTTATCAAAACCTACGAGGCCTGGCAGCTTCGTCCTCTTGACCTGGGAACTATCAACGGAAAATGTTTTACCTCCATCTGCGGGTTCGGCTTCGATGGAGATGTCATTCACCGCATCCACGGCTGGCGAACCGGACACATCAGCCATCTCGATTACTTTTGGCCGATTTGGAGATGTTTCTGGTCCCATACCTTTCCGCCGATGCGGGTTACCATCGACGGCCAGGAGTGTTTTTCCGGCCGCGGTCTTGTTTTTGTCGGGAATATCTCCCGGTATGCCATCGGGCTGCAAATCTGCAAACATGCCCAATACGGCGACGGGAAACTGGATTTATGCATCTACAAATGCCGCAACCAGGCCCATCTGCTCAAACACGCCGTCGCCACCATTTTTAAGATGCATACACGCGGCAAAGATGTCATTTACAAACAGGGCACTGTGATTACCGTGGAGTCGCTGGCCAAAGAGCCGATTTATTGCCAAATTGACGGCGACCCAGGACCGGAGCCCCCTGCCGAAATTAAACTGATCCCTCAGGCCATCAATGTTCTTGTTCCGCCCGGCACAAAACCCGCCGGCATTCGGACTCGACTGCGAAGAATGATTGGATAATCTATGCAAAACAGAACCATCTATCAAATCGGACCGGCTTCAATCGAGCTAGGCAAAACGTTCTTCATCATCACCGGGCCTTGTGTGATTGAAAGTGAGTCATTGTGCCTGGATGTAGCCGATGCGCTTCTCCAGATTCAAAAACGAACCCAAATCCCCTTTGTCTTCAAAGCCAGTTTTGACAAAGCCAACCGAACCAGCATTGAAAGTTTTCGCGGCCCCGGTCTGGAAAAGGGCCTTGAAGTGCTCGAAAAAGTCCGTCGAAAAACAGGTCTGCCTGTTTTAACTGATATTCATGAACCCTCGCAGGTCCTCCCTGCGGCTCAAGTAGTGGACTGCCTCCAAATTCCCGCCTTTCTGTGTCGCCAAACCGACCTTCTGGTTGCCTGCGCCAAAAGCGGAAAACCCGTGAATGTCAAAAAAGGCCAGTTTGTCAGTCCAGAAGAAATGAAAAACGCCGTTCAAAAAATCCGGGCCGCCGGCGGGCAGCAGATTTTCCTGACGGAGCGAGGAACCTTTTTCGGATACAACCGGCTCGTTAATGATATGACCGCCATCCCGGCTATGCAGAACCTCGGATGTCCGGTCATTTTCGATGCCACCCACAGCACCCAAAGACCCGGCGGATTAGGAACCGCCAGTGCGGGTCGGCGGGATTTGGCCCCTGTTCTGGCACGGGCCGCAACAGCAGCCGGAGCCGACGGCCTCTTTATGGAAGTCCACCCGACTCCGGAAAAAGCCCTTTGCGATGCCGACTGTATGCTGCCGTTAGACCAGGTCGAAGCCCTTGTAAAGACTTGTTACGGCATTTTCCAAATTGTTCGTCAGCCCTGATGAATAATCCGGCCTCCAAATATCGTTATCTTTTCGGCCCGGTTCCATCCCGGCGCCTCGGGCGAAGTCTCGGCGTGGACCCAGTCCCTTTCAAAACCTGCACACAAAATTGCTTATATTGCCAATTAGGAACAGACGCCGCCCAGACTCTCGAACGAAAAAACTATGTTCCCCCTGAGGACATTCTCGAAGAAATCCGCCGGTGGCTGAGGGAAGAAATCGCAGCGGACTATATTACAATCAGCGGTTCCGGTGAACCAACCCTTCACAGCCGTCTCGATGAAATTATTGAAGGAATTCATCGCTTAACGAAAATCCCGGCAGCCCTGATTACCAACGGCACGCTGTTCTGGGACCCGGAGGTCCGAAAACAATGCTCGCTGGCCGATGTGGTCCTTCCCTCCCTCGATGCAGGCGACCCGGAAACATTCAGAAAAATCAACCAGCCCCATGAAAGTCTGTCTTTTGAACGCTTTGTGGAAGGATTGATTCTTTTTCGCCGTGAATACAAAGGCCCAATCTGGCTGGAAATCTTCCTTTGTGAAGGGCTCAACACCGACCCCGCTTCCATTACAAATCTGAATCGCCTTATCAAAAAAATTAATCCGGACAAAGTCCAGCTGAACACCGCCGTCCGCCCCACCGCTCATCCGCATATCCGGGCTGTCCCTTTGTCTGTCCTGGAACAAATAGCCCCTCAGCTTCATCCAAACGCCGAGGTCATTGCCGATTTTCCCAAAACCGGAACAGATGAAAAAAAGCCCTTTTCGGAACAAACAATCCTCGAAACCCTCAAGCGTCGCCCCTGTGCCCTCGAAGAGCTGGCCGCCAGTCTTCAGATTGCCCCCTCTCTGGCAGCCAAATATCTCCAGCGCCTTCTGGAAAACAAGCAGGTACGTATCGAAAACCGCAACGGAAAATCTTACTTCTGCGTAAATTAGGCAATTTATCAACATCCGTCCTTTCTTGATTTTCTTTGTCTTTATTTTTTTTTATTATCGGTCGTTCCTTTCTTATTGAAAAACCGCCTTTCATTTTCGCCGGAAAAAACAAAAAATTACTTTAGAAACCACTCTTTCGACCGATAAAAGATGTAGAGATTTTCACTTATCGGAACGTCAAGTTATGAATACAGAAAAAAAACAGCTGGTCCTCAATAAAGGCGGAGAAAAATATATTTTCCGTTATGAACCGGGACAGGAGGGACCTCTTTTGGATGCCCTGGTGGCTTGCGCAACAGACCCAAGGACTGATTTTGACTGGTTTGACGCCGCCGTCCTTAGTTTTTGTCTTACGCAATCATTAATCGGTCAGGCCGACCAGCTCCTGTACAAAGACCTCCCTCTTCCTATGCAGACCTCCGAATCGAACGAAGACAGCGAAGACCTCGAATAACCTTTCCCAAGGAAAGATAGAAAGAAGGAACAATTATGAAAGACGCGGCAAACATTCAGGAATTCATCACATATCTCAAGCTGGAAAAACATTTTTCCGATCACACCGCCAAATGTTATGGAGCCGACCTTGAACAATTCATTCAGTTCCTTCAGGATGAGCAAAAAGCCAATCCGGATGCTGCTCCTGCCGAACCGGATCAGCTTCTGCTGTCTGTAGACGTTCAGACCGTGCGGAAATTTATGGCCTTCCTGAATGAACGCCATTATACCAAATCCACCACAGCAAGAAAACTGGCAACCCTGCGCAGTTTCTATAAGTTCCTTGTTAAGCGCGGCCGCATCAGCAGCAACCCGGTGTCCTCCATCAAAACCCCCAAGCAGGAAAAGAAACTGCCCAAGTTCCTCGAATACGAACAGGTTCAAAAACTTCTGAACACCCCGCCGACGGATACCTGGCTGGGAGCGAGAGACCGGGCCATGCTTGAAGTCCTTTACAGCACCGGAATGCGGGTCAGCGAGCTGGTCGCTCTCAACCTCGAAGATGTGGACTTCTTGGGTGAGGTCATTCACGTGCGCGGCAAAGGCAAAAAAGAACGCATCTGCCCCATCGGCTCCAGCGCCCTGCAGTCCATCCAGCATTACATTGAATTCCGCAACAAACGGATTCAGTCCGATCCGAGTTTTGATACGAAAGTCCTCTTTGCCAACAAGCACGGCAAGCGACTGAGCACCCGCAGCGTCCGTCGCAAAATGGACAAATACCTCGTTCAGGCCGGCCTGGACCCATCCATCAGTCCGCACACACTGCGGCACAGCTTCGCCACCCACATGCTCAACAACGGAGCAGACCTTCGCAGCGTTCAGGAACTGCTCGGCCACCAGTCGCTGTCCACAACCCAGATTTACACCCACGTAACGACCAGCCGAATGAAAGAACAGTATCAGAACGCCCATCCGCGGGAAGAGGTGGTCCACTCGACAGCGGAATAAGCCCTGCCTTTCCCCTCGTTGTCGGGCAAAAAAGCAGCCCTACTTTGAATGAGCAGGTGCGGCGGGAGACCCCATATATTGCGGAATTAATATCTTGATGATTTCCACAATCTTTTGGCGGTCTTGTGCATAGGCCGCCTCAATCAGCTTCTGGATATGGGTGCGTAAAAACTGCCGGTCTTTGGGGATATTCTTCCAAACGGCAATCTTCGGATGCACGGTCGGAATCATATCCTCGCCGGCAATCGACAATTCCTCAAACAGCTTCTCCCCAGGCCGCAGCCCTGTAAAGACAATCTCAATATCCTCCCCCGGACGAAAACCGCTCAGCGTAATCAAATCCCGAGCCAAATCCACAATCTTAACCGGCTCGCCCATATCCAGAACAAAAATCTCTCCTCCTTTGCCGATGGCCGCCGCCTGAAGCACCAGCTGGCTGGCCTCCGGAATCGTCATAAAATACCGCCGCA
This portion of the Anaerohalosphaeraceae bacterium genome encodes:
- the leuS gene encoding leucine--tRNA ligase, yielding MENGRYDFLAIEKKWQDYWLRNKTFKAPDGRPLQKGQQPPKPDPKAPLSERPKYYVLDMFPYPSAQGLHVGHPEGYTASDIVARYKRMKGYNVLHPIGWDAFGLPAEQYAVQTGTHPAITTQRNIENMRRQIQALGFSYDWDRQVDTTDIRYYKWTQWIFLKFYNSWFDENLQKARPIEELPIPEEIAAQGEKAVRKYIDDHRLAYEAEAPVNWCPALGTVLANEEVVGGVSERGGYPVIRKPMRQWMLRITRYAERLLEGLNQLDWPESIKKLQQDWIGRSIGAEVSFAVVGHNTTIRIFTTCPDTLFGATYMVLAPEHPLVDSITTPQYKQAVAEYKEQAARKSDLDRTELSKEKTGQFTGAFAVNPVNGKQIPIWISDYVLISYGTGAIMAVPAHDERDFEFAQKFGLPIIPVVKPDDPALAQQVQAGQVCFTGDGTAFNSGPFDGLPTPVFKEKITAWLEEKGLGKKAVNYKLRDWLFSRQRYWGEPFPILHTEDGRTIALSESDLPLGLPELDDFKPTGTGEPPLAKAVDWVNVTLPDGTKAKRETNTMPQWAGSCWYYLRYLDPANDKAPFDPAVEKYWMPVDLYIGGAEHAVLHLLYSRFWHKLLYDLGYVSTPEPFQKLINQGMILGEDNQKMSKSRGNVINPDSVIAQYGADSMRLYEMFMGPLEAVKPWSMQGVEGVHRFLNKVWRLVVDPETGHLNPAVQDAQPDEQTLRLLHQTIKKVTSDIENFAFNTAISQMMIFVNHLGRQTVRPRQILEPFILILSPFAPHIAEELWQRLGHSHTLAYEPWPQFDPQLAQEKQVELALQVCGKIKDRFCVSADADEQEIERLALAHPKIQAVLNGQKPKKVIIVKSRLVNIIP
- a CDS encoding diacylglycerol kinase family lipid kinase, with protein sequence MPKLNGYIFLIINPKSGASSRKHLVKCLQNYFQQAGCRMKTFLTQSLTHACELARQAAVDYDCSLVAAAGGDGTIREVIHGLEGSDKPLLIIPSGTENLLANELGFDLQPQTLIKTYEAWQLRPLDLGTINGKCFTSICGFGFDGDVIHRIHGWRTGHISHLDYFWPIWRCFWSHTFPPMRVTIDGQECFSGRGLVFVGNISRYAIGLQICKHAQYGDGKLDLCIYKCRNQAHLLKHAVATIFKMHTRGKDVIYKQGTVITVESLAKEPIYCQIDGDPGPEPPAEIKLIPQAINVLVPPGTKPAGIRTRLRRMIG
- the kdsA gene encoding 3-deoxy-8-phosphooctulonate synthase, which encodes MQNRTIYQIGPASIELGKTFFIITGPCVIESESLCLDVADALLQIQKRTQIPFVFKASFDKANRTSIESFRGPGLEKGLEVLEKVRRKTGLPVLTDIHEPSQVLPAAQVVDCLQIPAFLCRQTDLLVACAKSGKPVNVKKGQFVSPEEMKNAVQKIRAAGGQQIFLTERGTFFGYNRLVNDMTAIPAMQNLGCPVIFDATHSTQRPGGLGTASAGRRDLAPVLARAATAAGADGLFMEVHPTPEKALCDADCMLPLDQVEALVKTCYGIFQIVRQP
- a CDS encoding amylo-alpha-1,6-glucosidase, encoding MELQKEAILAVNLSDLPLEEMLSREWLLTNSRGGFAFSTLAGCNTRRYHGLLIGTPHPPAARFLGLAACLEKISLEEDSLEFSCFEFDRTFHPKGYEHLTAFSRDIGVHFEYELGLARCTKSVYLHPTEDIVAVEYAFSHLVRPFTFSLLPLAAMRDFHGLQNAVRPITAETKGPHAVRIAGPSEDDLQLHIVASSMAFRPEPHWWYRFYYRIEAQRGQDCFEDLWTPGWYSCRIEQPGSVILWAALKPSGAAFEPPDFQQMLEDLSNRQKDLCRNAFSRDPIQKALFISAGQFMVERTIQGRTSPTILAGYPWFLDWGRDAFIALPGLCLSTGRADTAAGVLQTFAEAVSEGMIPNRFDDYGGPAHYNSIDASLWFVEAAYQWLQQTQNDSFFEKNLLPAVLQILNGYQAGTRFGIHADVDGLITGGDPQTQLTWMDAKCGDVVFTPRYGKAVEINALWYDILCRTAEYFKDRNRSKSEFFTARAELVKQNFSRLFWNEHTGCLNDCILPDGTPDPSIRPNQIFAVSLLHSPLSANRQKRVVQIVQQELLTPYGLRTLSPRDPRYIGRYEGDMFRRDAAYHQGTVWPWLMGAFLEAFLKVHNRSPQARKQTAAMLSPLIHHFANHACLGSISEIFDGDAPHYPRGCPAQAWSVAEVLRVWLLLQQAVSS
- a CDS encoding MBL fold metallo-hydrolase, with the protein product MPSHNLAHIQIGNLDVLGYSVAGEETIVAMPQLDVCFDIGKAPDQVIPINHVLLTHGHMDHAVGIAYYLSHRQFCGLSPGTVLAPPNTLGPIRQILNAWSKLDGSRIKSNLVPVGPGEEYPVKPNLFVRVFPTKHTVGAVGFSVLERRKKLREEYQGLTGPQLVELKRQGIEIDRPLEIPLVSYLGDTQYVDFSQLDYISNSRLLIAECTFYEEEHAGRAEAGRHMHIEELGPLLEKMNNEFVLLTHLTQRTSLSEARQMLKQKLPSSVFRKVFLLMDYLPTRRAGKKTKKSGSPEGTQEETAC
- the cyaB gene encoding class IV adenylate cyclase translates to MKIEIEAKIAVPSLTPLEAQLRKMNAVFLKEVRETDLYLKGTHGHPLKRGCGLRLRRQDGPEGEKFFLTFKSPKEKRRFKTRPEAEVQISDFEAAKKIFFGLGFTSGIIVKKTRKIWTWKHCHICLDRVPPMGCFVEVEAPTEVEVEEALAHLGLQREHHLSEGYAKLLARALLKKQI
- the xerC gene encoding tyrosine recombinase XerC, whose amino-acid sequence is MKDAANIQEFITYLKLEKHFSDHTAKCYGADLEQFIQFLQDEQKANPDAAPAEPDQLLLSVDVQTVRKFMAFLNERHYTKSTTARKLATLRSFYKFLVKRGRISSNPVSSIKTPKQEKKLPKFLEYEQVQKLLNTPPTDTWLGARDRAMLEVLYSTGMRVSELVALNLEDVDFLGEVIHVRGKGKKERICPIGSSALQSIQHYIEFRNKRIQSDPSFDTKVLFANKHGKRLSTRSVRRKMDKYLVQAGLDPSISPHTLRHSFATHMLNNGADLRSVQELLGHQSLSTTQIYTHVTTSRMKEQYQNAHPREEVVHSTAE
- a CDS encoding radical SAM protein; translation: MDPVPFKTCTQNCLYCQLGTDAAQTLERKNYVPPEDILEEIRRWLREEIAADYITISGSGEPTLHSRLDEIIEGIHRLTKIPAALITNGTLFWDPEVRKQCSLADVVLPSLDAGDPETFRKINQPHESLSFERFVEGLILFRREYKGPIWLEIFLCEGLNTDPASITNLNRLIKKINPDKVQLNTAVRPTAHPHIRAVPLSVLEQIAPQLHPNAEVIADFPKTGTDEKKPFSEQTILETLKRRPCALEELAASLQIAPSLAAKYLQRLLENKQVRIENRNGKSYFCVN
- a CDS encoding DUF434 domain-containing protein, whose product is MPDKRTHRGPHPEDRRLFAPDQIPLLQKAVSHYSWLLSRGYAPTSALKLVGDHFSLDSRQRLAVMRSACTDTQRILRKQKEIPPSNLADRTLLLDGYNILITLEAALGGAVLLIGQDGCIRDLSGLHGTWRKVSETLPAVELAAETLKKLNPKEVLWLLDRPVSNSGRLKALLEDFFKTQNLPWQVEIHQNPDQLLRQTPAPVATSDSAVLDECPGWFNLTREVLNYFPSSSLFLIDLSATNEEK